From the genome of Hathewaya histolytica, one region includes:
- a CDS encoding phage portal protein, translating into MGWFKEMATKAAMKLLNIQPAAQNPIIIQEPLSYEGNVMKNRMWYRGDPSELDQFFKSMALDQVSKSRFWAAVPSEKLNIRKMHSGLPAIIVETLADIVTSDINSIDMEEIQAETWEEICKDNKFNKIIKKSIVETLIAGDGAFKITIDTDLTPYPILEYYSGERVDYTVKRGRLQEVQFFTDYTVRNKNYRLIESFGKGYIKNKLVDEKGEEAPLSLVPELEQLQDVTFDNSFMMAVPMKFFESQKWSGRGKSIFDNKTDSFDALDEVISQWIDAIRAGRVQKYIPEDLIPHNPNTGEPLQPNPFDNQFIQLNSSLAEGENSKIDMIQPEIRYQAFIESYAKALDMCLQGIVSPATLGIDLKKLDNAEAQREKEKTTLYTRKKIIDELQEVLPELINTILKVYETMQKKTPGEDIEVTINFGEYASPSFNDKVETVGKAKTFGVMSIEQCIEELYGDTWTDEEKAEEIKRLKEEQGHITTDEPPIVGDDEKYKDDDLEVEEDGQE; encoded by the coding sequence GTGGGGTGGTTTAAAGAGATGGCAACTAAAGCAGCTATGAAGCTTTTAAATATTCAACCAGCAGCACAGAATCCAATAATTATACAAGAGCCTTTGAGTTATGAAGGTAATGTAATGAAAAATAGAATGTGGTATAGAGGTGATCCGTCAGAACTGGACCAATTTTTTAAGAGTATGGCTTTAGACCAAGTAAGTAAATCTAGGTTTTGGGCTGCGGTTCCAAGTGAAAAACTAAATATAAGAAAAATGCATTCAGGATTACCAGCTATTATAGTTGAGACATTAGCAGATATAGTTACAAGTGATATAAACAGTATAGATATGGAAGAAATACAAGCAGAAACGTGGGAAGAAATATGTAAGGATAATAAATTTAATAAAATAATAAAAAAGTCTATTGTTGAAACTCTTATAGCTGGTGATGGGGCTTTTAAAATAACCATAGATACTGATTTAACTCCATATCCTATATTGGAGTATTACAGCGGTGAAAGAGTAGATTATACAGTAAAAAGAGGAAGGCTCCAAGAAGTACAGTTCTTTACTGATTACACTGTTAGAAATAAAAACTATAGACTTATAGAGAGTTTTGGCAAAGGATATATAAAGAATAAGTTAGTTGATGAAAAGGGAGAAGAAGCACCTTTATCTTTAGTTCCAGAACTTGAACAACTACAAGATGTAACTTTTGATAATAGCTTTATGATGGCCGTACCTATGAAATTCTTTGAATCTCAAAAGTGGAGTGGAAGAGGTAAATCTATATTTGATAATAAAACTGATTCCTTTGACGCACTAGACGAGGTAATAAGCCAATGGATAGATGCAATAAGAGCTGGTAGAGTGCAAAAGTATATACCAGAAGATTTAATACCTCATAACCCTAATACAGGAGAACCATTGCAACCTAATCCCTTTGATAATCAGTTTATTCAACTTAATTCTTCACTTGCAGAAGGAGAAAATTCTAAAATTGATATGATTCAACCTGAAATTAGATACCAGGCATTTATTGAAAGTTATGCTAAAGCTTTAGATATGTGCTTACAAGGAATAGTATCTCCAGCAACACTAGGAATAGACCTTAAGAAACTAGATAATGCAGAAGCCCAAAGAGAAAAGGAAAAGACAACATTATACACTAGAAAGAAGATAATAGATGAGCTTCAAGAGGTATTACCAGAGCTAATCAATACTATTCTCAAGGTATATGAAACCATGCAAAAGAAAACTCCTGGAGAAGATATAGAAGTAACTATTAACTTTGGTGAATATGCTTCACCTTCATTCAATGATAAAGTTGAAACCGTGGGAAAGGCTAAGACTTTTGGTGTTATGAGCATAGAGCAATGTATTGAAGAATTATATGGTGATACCTGGACAGATGAAGAAAAGGCAGAGGAAATAAAAAGGCTTAAGGAAGAACAGGGGCATATCACAACAGATGAACCTCCTATTGTTGGTGATGATGAAAAGTATAAAGATGATGATCTAGAGGTAGAAGAAGATGGCCAAGAATAA
- a CDS encoding replication terminator protein: protein MEKMINLESFANGALAERMNQALKEVLENIADPNTEWKAKRKLTLEMKFTTGEDRELTEVEISAKTKLAPRSAVSTKIIIDRDLDGEVLGTEFKKQLPGQTAMKVNSETGEVTTTIKEETSTEGLQIIK from the coding sequence ATGGAAAAGATGATTAACTTAGAGAGTTTTGCCAATGGAGCTTTAGCTGAAAGAATGAATCAAGCATTAAAAGAGGTATTAGAGAATATTGCAGACCCTAATACAGAGTGGAAAGCAAAAAGAAAGCTAACTTTAGAAATGAAATTTACCACAGGAGAAGATAGGGAACTTACAGAGGTTGAAATTAGTGCAAAAACTAAACTAGCTCCACGTTCTGCAGTAAGCACAAAGATTATTATAGACAGAGATTTAGATGGAGAAGTTTTAGGAACAGAATTTAAGAAACAACTACCAGGACAAACAGCAATGAAAGTAAATTCCGAAACTGGTGAAGTTACAACAACAATAAAAGAAGAAACTTCAACAGAAGGATTACAAATAATAAAATAA
- a CDS encoding DNA-methyltransferase: protein MGSNKKIKMQLFNDNFQNYKRYGIPKAQLVIADIPYNLGVNAYASNPEWYIGGNNKNGESKKAGKAFFNTDHNFNIAEYFHFCNRLLIKEPKEKGKAPAMIVFCSFEQIPTVIQYGKKYGFKNSYPLFFIKNYSAQVLKANMKIVGATEHAVVLYRDKLPKFNNGKKETGKGRMIFNWFEWKRDNPKIYPKIHPTQKPVGLLKQLIGIFTDEGDVVIDPVAGSGTTLRACNELNRNSYGFEISKEFFKKAKEQMLIENKNECEQLSMFKL from the coding sequence ATGGGAAGTAATAAAAAAATAAAAATGCAATTGTTTAATGATAATTTTCAAAATTATAAAAGGTACGGTATACCAAAAGCGCAGTTAGTAATAGCAGATATACCTTACAATCTAGGAGTTAATGCCTATGCCTCAAATCCTGAATGGTATATAGGTGGTAACAATAAGAATGGAGAAAGTAAGAAGGCAGGAAAAGCGTTTTTTAATACAGATCATAATTTTAATATCGCTGAATATTTCCACTTTTGTAATAGATTATTAATCAAAGAACCTAAGGAGAAAGGTAAAGCTCCAGCTATGATCGTATTTTGTTCCTTTGAACAAATTCCTACTGTTATTCAATATGGAAAAAAGTATGGCTTTAAAAACAGTTATCCACTATTTTTTATTAAAAATTATTCAGCACAGGTATTAAAGGCTAACATGAAAATAGTTGGAGCTACTGAACACGCAGTTGTATTATATAGAGATAAATTGCCTAAGTTTAATAATGGTAAAAAGGAAACAGGAAAGGGAAGAATGATTTTTAACTGGTTTGAATGGAAAAGAGATAACCCCAAAATTTATCCAAAGATCCACCCAACTCAAAAGCCAGTAGGTTTGTTGAAACAATTAATTGGAATATTCACTGATGAAGGTGATGTTGTAATAGATCCAGTAGCAGGTAGTGGGACAACCCTAAGAGCTTGCAATGAATTGAACAGAAACAGCTATGGTTTTGAAATATCCAAAGAGTTTTTTAAGAAAGCAAAAGAACAAATGCTAATAGAAAATAAAAATGAATGCGAACAGCTATCTATGTTTAAATTGTAA
- a CDS encoding major capsid protein translates to MAITLAEASKNVQDALQMGVIDEFRKSNWILDNLTFDDAVSPTGGGATLTYAYTRLKTQPTAQFREINKEYTPHEVTKERHSVDLKVFGGSYQIDRVIANMGGIVSEVQLQQAQKIKAAQALFNDTFINGDSATESKAFDGLEKALKGSSTEYNAGESDIIDLSNSAKVTENYMTFIDMLDEFLTGLDGTPSFIAGNSKLIAKLRACARRASMYQVTKNDWGQQVESYGTIPFVDLGAKAGSNEDVVATDGSKGTTSLYVARLGLDGLHGVSMAGVAPVQTWLPDFTTSGAVKTGEVEMNAAIALKASKAAGAFRNIKVK, encoded by the coding sequence ATGGCTATTACATTAGCAGAAGCAAGTAAAAATGTACAAGATGCATTACAAATGGGAGTTATTGATGAGTTTAGAAAATCAAACTGGATTTTAGATAACTTAACTTTTGATGATGCAGTTTCACCTACTGGTGGAGGAGCAACACTTACTTATGCATACACTAGATTAAAGACACAACCAACAGCTCAATTCAGAGAGATTAATAAAGAATATACTCCACATGAGGTTACTAAAGAAAGACATTCAGTAGACTTAAAGGTGTTTGGTGGTAGTTATCAAATTGATAGAGTTATTGCTAATATGGGTGGTATCGTTTCCGAGGTCCAATTGCAACAAGCTCAAAAAATAAAGGCTGCTCAAGCATTATTTAATGATACATTCATTAATGGTGATAGTGCTACAGAAAGTAAGGCATTTGATGGATTAGAGAAAGCTTTAAAAGGTTCATCTACTGAATATAACGCAGGAGAAAGCGACATTATTGACTTATCCAATAGTGCAAAAGTTACTGAAAACTATATGACTTTTATAGATATGCTAGATGAGTTTTTAACTGGCTTAGATGGTACACCTTCATTTATTGCAGGTAACAGTAAGCTTATAGCTAAATTAAGGGCATGTGCAAGACGTGCATCAATGTATCAAGTAACTAAGAATGATTGGGGACAACAAGTAGAATCGTATGGAACTATACCTTTCGTGGACTTAGGAGCTAAGGCTGGCTCTAACGAAGATGTAGTAGCTACAGATGGCAGCAAAGGAACAACTTCATTATATGTAGCTAGGTTAGGTTTAGATGGACTTCACGGTGTATCTATGGCAGGAGTAGCTCCAGTTCAAACATGGTTACCAGACTTCACTACTTCTGGAGCTGTAAAAACCGGTGAAGTTGAAATGAATGCAGCTATAGCATTAAAAGCTAGTAAGGCTGCAGGAGCATTTAGAAATATAAAAGTTAAATAG
- a CDS encoding RusA family crossover junction endodeoxyribonuclease, whose protein sequence is MIIVEGKIKGKARPRIFNGHGVTPKDTVEYENWVKMNYKQQGGKYLEGNLKAIITAYYKIPKSYSKKRIQSIKNGLEHPTKKPDVDNIAKIILDALNKLAYDDDKQVIDLTVIKRYTEEKERVEISLSEI, encoded by the coding sequence GTGATAATAGTCGAAGGTAAAATAAAGGGTAAAGCAAGGCCTAGAATTTTTAATGGACATGGTGTTACTCCTAAAGATACGGTTGAATATGAAAATTGGGTTAAAATGAACTATAAACAACAGGGTGGAAAGTATCTAGAAGGTAATTTAAAGGCAATAATAACTGCTTATTATAAAATACCTAAGTCTTATAGTAAAAAGAGAATACAGAGCATAAAAAATGGGTTAGAACACCCAACAAAAAAGCCTGATGTAGATAACATAGCAAAAATTATTTTAGATGCATTAAATAAGCTAGCCTATGATGATGATAAGCAAGTAATAGATCTAACTGTAATTAAGAGATATACAGAAGAAAAAGAGAGAGTTGAAATAAGTTTAAGTGAGATATGA
- a CDS encoding Gp15 family bacteriophage protein has translation MEASFTTQYGIRLRSEPDMTWSEFCTLLAGIMPKTPLGEVVSIRSEEDKDILKSFTPEQHRIRNEWRNRQVESMTDEEKKDKIQELQEIFAKAFN, from the coding sequence ATAGAAGCCTCCTTTACTACTCAATATGGTATTAGGCTTAGAAGTGAACCAGATATGACTTGGAGTGAATTCTGTACTTTATTAGCTGGGATAATGCCTAAAACTCCTTTAGGTGAAGTTGTTAGTATTAGGAGTGAAGAAGATAAGGATATACTCAAAAGTTTTACTCCTGAACAGCATAGAATTAGAAATGAATGGAGAAATAGACAAGTTGAGAGTATGACAGATGAAGAGAAAAAGGATAAAATACAAGAATTACAAGAAATATTTGCAAAAGCCTTTAATTAA
- a CDS encoding phage minor capsid protein gives MAKNNKPSKLGDILKRVTKKSIEKEIKKEKAKSYDIRKIFEQMELHLISSMHRAFYFHEREQSKEGFQWEQWQLTKLREIEKYRKRNKKLVEGYNKPIQQAINRELQGNFNKGQNRVSKLIDKVKQFFNKQPSIGLPNDIEEKQGVRDYISKLLNRPIKPPQETNFFGVNDKKLNALQETVTNDLNKASHAVLRKMDDVYRQTIFKSHMYFQNGTKTLNQAIDMATKDFLDKGINCIQYKDGKRVNIASYAEMCLRTASHRATLLGEGKKRDEYGLHLVVVSAHANTCKHCEPWQGKVLIDDVFSHPSKEFIEEYKGKYKLLSEAIESGLLHPNCRHTLTTYFPSITQLPVVPDGKEAIKLYEAEQRQRALERELRKWRRFELGTCDTEGQRKAHDKVREIEQTLRGHLKNNPELRRDYNREKADIRSTKEINYTADLREFNKYKESLVEGLPNTPEEFQKLKYNKIKKYEELKQAYKLNISSQARADLYINNIVEESDNIDVIRPRNIYKELNKSEVGKDTIKYIEDNNLNIELHYQNVPNEIRGICWGKKQIEIYVPNTKTKLVTTQTLIHEVTHLKYDIRDTQWAETVCFLKEKEHIKGELTIKDKRDTIKLVKRLYPDLPWR, from the coding sequence ATGGCCAAGAATAATAAACCATCTAAACTAGGTGATATATTAAAGAGGGTTACTAAGAAATCTATAGAAAAAGAAATTAAAAAAGAAAAAGCAAAGTCTTATGACATTAGAAAGATATTTGAACAAATGGAACTTCATTTAATATCTTCTATGCATAGGGCTTTTTATTTTCATGAAAGAGAACAAAGTAAAGAAGGTTTTCAGTGGGAGCAATGGCAACTTACTAAACTTAGAGAGATTGAGAAATATAGAAAGAGAAATAAGAAGTTAGTTGAGGGCTATAATAAGCCCATACAACAAGCTATAAATAGAGAATTACAAGGCAATTTTAATAAAGGTCAGAATAGAGTAAGTAAGTTAATAGATAAGGTTAAGCAATTTTTTAATAAACAGCCATCTATTGGACTACCAAATGATATAGAAGAAAAGCAAGGTGTAAGAGATTATATATCTAAGTTGTTAAATAGACCTATAAAACCACCACAAGAAACAAATTTCTTTGGGGTAAATGATAAGAAGTTAAATGCATTACAAGAAACCGTAACTAACGATTTAAATAAAGCTAGTCATGCAGTACTTAGAAAGATGGATGATGTATACAGGCAAACAATATTTAAATCCCATATGTATTTTCAAAATGGAACTAAGACATTAAATCAAGCAATAGACATGGCTACTAAGGACTTCTTAGACAAGGGTATTAATTGTATTCAATATAAAGATGGTAAGAGGGTTAATATAGCTTCATATGCAGAGATGTGCTTAAGAACTGCAAGTCATAGAGCAACTCTTTTAGGAGAAGGTAAGAAAAGAGATGAATATGGATTACATTTAGTTGTAGTAAGTGCTCATGCTAATACTTGTAAGCATTGTGAACCATGGCAAGGGAAAGTATTAATAGATGATGTATTTAGTCATCCCAGTAAAGAGTTTATAGAAGAATACAAGGGGAAATATAAGCTATTAAGTGAAGCTATAGAATCTGGATTATTGCACCCTAATTGTAGGCACACATTAACTACTTATTTTCCAAGCATAACTCAATTACCAGTAGTACCGGATGGAAAAGAAGCTATAAAGTTATATGAAGCAGAACAAAGGCAAAGAGCACTTGAAAGAGAGTTGAGGAAGTGGAGAAGGTTTGAGTTAGGTACTTGTGATACTGAGGGGCAACGAAAGGCTCATGATAAAGTAAGGGAGATAGAGCAAACATTAAGAGGACACTTGAAAAATAATCCGGAACTTAGAAGAGATTATAATAGAGAAAAGGCAGATATAAGATCTACAAAAGAAATAAATTACACAGCAGATTTAAGAGAATTTAATAAGTATAAAGAATCTTTAGTAGAAGGATTACCTAATACACCTGAAGAGTTCCAAAAATTGAAGTATAATAAAATTAAGAAATATGAGGAATTGAAGCAAGCATATAAGTTAAATATAAGCAGTCAAGCAAGAGCAGATTTATATATCAATAATATTGTAGAAGAGAGTGATAACATAGATGTTATAAGACCTAGAAATATATATAAAGAATTAAATAAATCTGAAGTAGGAAAAGATACAATAAAATATATTGAGGATAATAATTTAAATATAGAATTACATTATCAAAATGTCCCGAATGAGATTAGAGGAATCTGTTGGGGAAAGAAGCAGATTGAGATATATGTTCCTAATACTAAGACAAAATTAGTAACAACTCAAACTTTAATACATGAGGTTACCCATTTAAAATATGATATTAGAGATACTCAATGGGCAGAAACTGTATGTTTTTTAAAAGAAAAGGAACATATAAAAGGTGAATTGACTATTAAAGATAAAAGAGATACAATTAAGTTAGTAAAAAGATTATATCCAGATTTACCTTGGAGGTGA
- a CDS encoding phage scaffolding protein produces the protein MEWLRKLLEGATIKDGKLDVSELMKSINTEFPKNAVPKDKYNEVSEAKKQLETDIKERDTQLETLKKSTGDNAELQKQIETLQAEIQKRDKTYALKENLKELGVTDVEYLIYKHGGIDNFNFDKEGKLIGLEDTINPYKESMPHIFKQEEKQTTQPGFKIGGDGTSQNPPSQQISMKDAITARIQAQMQK, from the coding sequence ATGGAATGGTTAAGAAAATTATTAGAAGGTGCAACAATTAAAGATGGGAAATTAGATGTTAGTGAATTAATGAAATCAATTAATACTGAATTTCCTAAAAATGCAGTACCAAAAGATAAGTATAATGAGGTTTCAGAAGCTAAAAAGCAATTAGAAACTGATATTAAGGAAAGAGATACACAGTTAGAAACTCTTAAGAAATCAACTGGAGATAATGCAGAGCTACAAAAACAAATTGAAACTTTGCAAGCTGAAATACAGAAACGAGATAAAACTTATGCATTAAAAGAAAATTTAAAGGAATTAGGGGTAACAGATGTAGAGTATCTTATTTACAAGCATGGTGGAATAGATAACTTTAATTTTGATAAGGAAGGTAAGTTGATAGGCTTAGAGGATACAATTAATCCCTATAAGGAGTCAATGCCTCATATATTTAAGCAAGAAGAAAAACAAACTACCCAACCAGGATTCAAAATTGGTGGTGATGGTACATCCCAAAACCCACCTAGTCAACAAATAAGCATGAAAGATGCAATCACAGCACGTATTCAAGCTCAAATGCAAAAATAA
- a CDS encoding SAM-dependent methyltransferase: MLKPIIDVCCGSRMFWFDKQNKNVIFMDNRELEDTLCDGRKLVIKPDIIGDFRQIPYKDNTFKLVVFDPPHLIKVGEKSWLAKKYGRLSDTWEEDIKKGFDECMRVLDEYGVLIFKWNEEQIKLKQILDLIDHKPLLGNKRAKTHWLVFMK; encoded by the coding sequence GTGTTAAAACCAATAATTGATGTATGTTGTGGAAGCAGAATGTTTTGGTTTGATAAACAAAATAAAAATGTGATTTTTATGGATAATAGAGAACTTGAAGATACCTTATGCGACGGAAGAAAACTTGTTATTAAACCAGATATTATAGGAGATTTTAGGCAGATTCCATATAAAGATAATACGTTTAAACTTGTTGTATTTGACCCACCTCATTTGATTAAAGTCGGTGAAAAATCATGGCTGGCTAAGAAATATGGAAGGTTATCAGATACATGGGAAGAAGATATTAAAAAAGGTTTCGACGAATGTATGAGAGTTTTAGATGAATATGGAGTATTGATTTTTAAATGGAATGAAGAACAAATAAAACTAAAGCAAATTTTAGACTTAATAGATCATAAACCATTGCTAGGTAATAAAAGAGCAAAGACACATTGGCTTGTATTTATGAAATAA
- a CDS encoding terminase large subunit domain-containing protein: MSNEYKLSPKYRDFIKHNAPVEFLEGTTAAGKTTVGITKFMLKVAKSKKKMHVIAAKTTGVAEKNIIQKEYGIIDVFGDLVKYNGNGDKDNKIPHIKYQTSNGEKIIYILGYDNVDKWKMALGSQFGCVLIDEINTASIDFVREICTRNDYLMATLNPDDPNLPIYSEFINCSRPLEKYKKDVPVEILEQLNSEEKPNWTYWFFSFYDNASLSEEDIEKKKMSAPKGTKLYKNKILGLRGRATGLIFSNFERKNNVISKPKAKEMKFIQFTAALDTSYSQSSPDTIAMTFLGITDKKQVVVLDEEVYNNKDLDVPLAPSDIAPKFFKFLEKNRGEWGFARDVFIDSADQATIMELKKFKRTNPCLYNFINSYKKVTIIDRIHLMLGWINTSNKIFYYVLEHCKEHIRELESYSWKEDKYEPEDSNDHTINSSQYAWIPFRKLIGDYKEE; encoded by the coding sequence ATGAGTAATGAATATAAGTTATCACCTAAGTACAGAGACTTCATAAAGCATAATGCACCAGTTGAGTTTTTAGAAGGTACAACAGCAGCAGGTAAGACAACAGTGGGAATTACAAAGTTCATGCTAAAGGTTGCTAAGTCTAAAAAGAAAATGCACGTTATAGCAGCTAAGACAACAGGGGTAGCAGAAAAGAATATAATTCAAAAGGAATATGGAATAATTGATGTATTTGGAGATTTAGTTAAGTATAACGGTAATGGGGATAAGGATAATAAGATACCTCATATTAAATATCAAACATCTAATGGTGAAAAGATAATATACATTTTAGGTTATGATAATGTTGATAAGTGGAAGATGGCCCTAGGTTCTCAATTTGGTTGTGTATTGATTGATGAAATTAATACAGCAAGTATTGATTTTGTAAGAGAGATATGTACTAGAAATGATTATCTTATGGCTACACTTAATCCTGATGATCCTAACTTACCTATTTATTCGGAGTTTATAAATTGTTCTAGACCACTAGAAAAATATAAAAAAGATGTACCAGTAGAAATATTAGAGCAACTCAATTCAGAAGAGAAGCCTAATTGGACCTACTGGTTTTTTAGTTTCTATGACAATGCAAGTCTTAGTGAAGAAGATATAGAAAAAAAGAAAATGAGTGCTCCTAAAGGAACTAAGCTATATAAGAATAAAATATTAGGATTAAGAGGTAGAGCAACAGGACTTATCTTTAGTAATTTTGAAAGAAAGAATAATGTAATATCTAAGCCTAAGGCTAAAGAGATGAAGTTTATTCAGTTTACGGCTGCTTTAGATACATCATATTCACAGAGTAGTCCTGATACTATAGCTATGACGTTTCTAGGTATTACAGATAAAAAACAAGTAGTAGTATTAGATGAAGAAGTATATAACAATAAGGATTTAGACGTACCATTAGCACCATCTGATATAGCTCCTAAGTTTTTTAAGTTTCTAGAAAAGAATAGGGGAGAATGGGGCTTTGCTAGAGATGTGTTCATAGATTCTGCAGACCAGGCTACAATAATGGAGCTTAAGAAGTTTAAAAGGACTAACCCTTGTTTATATAACTTTATTAATTCATATAAGAAAGTAACTATAATAGATAGAATACACTTAATGCTAGGGTGGATTAATACAAGTAATAAGATATTTTACTATGTATTAGAGCATTGTAAGGAACATATTAGAGAGTTAGAGAGTTATTCATGGAAGGAAGATAAGTACGAGCCTGAGGATAGTAATGACCATACAATAAACAGTTCTCAATATGCATGGATACCTTTTAGAAAGCTAATAGGAGATTATAAGGAGGAATAG
- a CDS encoding phage tail terminator protein: MLLSEVREYLKTKIDCPQWYSGKIDASKEQCIGLYNIQSPAPNIALGGLTNTSYSTKAISILVHWTKNCNIAEKKAQEVYNVLFGQGATIGGNKVIKFDMRTSEPIGVGTDTNGIYEYVIETVIYYER; encoded by the coding sequence ATGTTATTAAGTGAGGTAAGAGAATATTTAAAAACTAAAATAGATTGCCCACAATGGTACAGTGGGAAAATAGATGCAAGCAAGGAACAATGTATAGGACTATACAATATACAAAGTCCTGCACCTAATATAGCCTTGGGAGGATTAACTAATACAAGTTATTCAACTAAGGCTATTTCCATACTTGTACATTGGACTAAGAATTGTAATATAGCAGAAAAGAAAGCACAAGAGGTATACAATGTTTTATTTGGACAAGGTGCAACTATAGGTGGCAATAAGGTAATTAAATTTGATATGAGAACATCAGAACCTATAGGAGTAGGAACGGATACAAATGGTATATATGAATATGTAATAGAAACAGTAATTTATTATGAAAGGTAG
- a CDS encoding siderophore-interacting protein, which translates to MKDYVKVQMMLDSYILWINDVKNLELEIELLKNDYDVKAVKFQERTGKTNKISIEVEDRLINKESKIEEYQNQRKINEINIAKIDNAVQILSEFEKEVIKLKYLISPTLSWKGIAYKLRAGTSTCRQAKIRAINKMIPLLCR; encoded by the coding sequence ATGAAAGACTATGTAAAAGTACAAATGATGTTAGATTCATATATATTATGGATCAATGATGTGAAAAATTTAGAGTTGGAGATTGAATTATTAAAAAATGATTATGATGTTAAAGCTGTTAAGTTCCAAGAAAGGACAGGGAAAACCAATAAGATTAGTATAGAAGTTGAGGACAGGTTAATTAATAAGGAATCTAAAATAGAAGAATATCAAAATCAGAGAAAAATTAATGAAATAAACATAGCGAAAATAGATAATGCAGTACAGATTCTTAGTGAGTTTGAGAAAGAAGTTATAAAATTAAAGTATTTAATATCACCAACACTTTCATGGAAAGGAATAGCATATAAATTAAGAGCAGGTACTTCAACTTGCAGACAAGCTAAAATTAGAGCTATAAATAAAATGATACCATTATTATGTCGCTAA
- a CDS encoding phage tail tube protein, with amino-acid sequence MTQFSGVFPVYNLVFKVGTKGKESTEQDFKPIADLENFGISIDGKVEDWTSMTTAGWSRALMTGKAFSISLKGKRNVGDPGNDYVANIAWKDGLDCSTKAQIGFPDGAKLDFDCVIDVKNVGGGDSTNVAPLEFDLKGDGRPNYTPAKVTEE; translated from the coding sequence ATGACACAATTCAGTGGAGTATTTCCAGTATATAATCTTGTATTTAAGGTTGGAACGAAAGGAAAAGAAAGTACAGAGCAGGACTTTAAACCAATAGCTGATTTAGAGAACTTTGGGATAAGCATAGATGGTAAGGTGGAAGATTGGACATCAATGACTACTGCGGGTTGGTCAAGAGCATTAATGACAGGAAAAGCATTTTCTATATCCCTTAAGGGTAAAAGAAATGTAGGTGATCCAGGTAATGATTATGTAGCTAACATTGCGTGGAAAGATGGATTAGATTGTAGTACTAAAGCACAAATAGGATTCCCAGATGGAGCTAAATTAGATTTTGACTGTGTAATAGATGTTAAGAACGTAGGTGGTGGAGATTCCACTAACGTGGCACCATTAGAGTTCGATTTAAAAGGTGATGGTAGACCAAACTATACACCAGCAAAAGTCACAGAAGAATAA
- a CDS encoding terminase small subunit: protein MKLTSKQKIFCDEYLVDLNATRAYKSAYKNIKKDETAAVNGNRLLRNAKVKYYIDKRIKDREKRTEITQDKVLNELAAIAFSNGSKYAKVVEKTAYNEDGQPILDPETGEPMKYKTVDLVLTDELTNEEKKAISSIKRGKNGIEVSTCDKVKALELLGKHLGMFKDKLEIDANINSTAKLDSILEQLGDEDNE from the coding sequence GTGAAGCTAACATCAAAACAGAAGATATTTTGTGATGAATACCTAGTGGATCTCAATGCCACTAGAGCATATAAGTCAGCATATAAAAATATTAAAAAAGATGAAACGGCAGCAGTCAACGGAAATAGATTGCTAAGAAATGCTAAGGTTAAATATTATATAGACAAAAGGATTAAGGATAGAGAAAAGCGAACCGAGATAACACAAGATAAGGTTTTAAATGAATTAGCAGCTATTGCATTCAGCAATGGTTCCAAGTATGCAAAGGTAGTTGAAAAGACGGCATACAATGAAGATGGACAACCTATATTGGACCCCGAAACTGGAGAACCAATGAAATATAAAACAGTAGATTTAGTATTAACTGATGAATTAACAAATGAAGAAAAGAAAGCTATTTCTAGTATTAAACGTGGGAAGAATGGTATTGAAGTAAGTACATGTGATAAGGTTAAGGCATTAGAGTTATTAGGTAAGCATCTAGGAATGTTTAAAGATAAGTTAGAGATAGACGCAAATATTAACTCTACAGCTAAGCTAGATTCAATATTAGAGCAATTAGGTGATGAAGACAATGAGTAA